A section of the Lynx canadensis isolate LIC74 chromosome A1, mLynCan4.pri.v2, whole genome shotgun sequence genome encodes:
- the PRR7 gene encoding proline-rich protein 7, translating into MVMSQGTYTFLTCFAGFWLIWGLIVLLCCFCSFLRRRLKRRQEERLREQNLRALELEPLELEGSLAGSPPGLAPPPPPQRGRLEAPAHAHQHVHVHPLLHHGPAQPHAHPHAHHHALPHPPPPHLSVPPRPWSYPRQAESDMSKPPCYEEAVLMAEPPPPYSEVLTDTRGLYRKIVTPFLSRRDSSEKQEQPPPSYKPLFLDRGYTSALHLPSAPRPAAPCPALCLQADRGRRVFPSWTDSELSSREPLEHGAWRLPVSIPLFGRTTAV; encoded by the exons aTGGTTATGTCCCAGGGCACCTACACGTTCCTCACGTGCTTCGCCGGTTTCTGGCTCATCTGGGGTCTCATCGTCCTACTCTGCTGCTTCTGCAGCTTCCTGCGCCGCCGCCTCAAACGGCGCCAGGAGGAACGACTACGTGAGCAGAACCTCCGCGCCCTCGAGCTGGAGCCCCTCGAGCTCGAGGGCAGCCTGGCCGGAAGCCCCCCAGGCCTAGCGCCGCCACCACCACCGCAGCGCGGCCGCCTCGAGGCGCCGGCGCACGCGCATCAGCACGTGCACGTCCACCCGCTGCTGCACCACGGGCCGGCGCAGCCGCACGCACACCCGCACGCACACCACCACGCGCTTCCTCATCCGCCGCCCCCGCACCTCTCAGTGCCGCCGCGGCCTTGGAGTTATCCGCGTCAAG CGGAATCGGACATGTCCAAGCCACCGTGCTATGAAGAGGCGGTGCTGATGGCCGAGCCGCCGCCGCCCTACAGTGAGGTGCTCACGGACACGCGCGGCCTCTACCGCAAGATCGTCACACCCTTTCTGAGCCGCCGCGACAGCTCGGAGAAACAGGAGCAGCCGCCGCCCAGCTACAAGCCGCTCTTCCTGGACCGGGGCTACACGTCAGCGCTGCACCTGCCCAGCGCTCCGCGGCCAGCGGCCCCCTGCCCTGCGCTCTGTCTGCAGGCGGACCGTGGCCGCCGGGTCTTCCCCAGCTGGACCGACTCGGAACTCAGCAGCCGCGAGCCGCTGGAGCACGGAGCTTGGCGCCTGCCGGTCTCCATCCCCTTGTTCGGGAGGACTACAGCCGTATAG
- the GRK6 gene encoding G protein-coupled receptor kinase 6 translates to MELENIVANTVLLKAREGGGGNRKGKSKKWRQMLQFPHISQCEELRLSLERDYHSLCERQPIGRLLFREFCATRPELTRCIAFLDGVAEYEVTPDEKRKACGRRLMQNFLSHTGPDLIPEVPRQLVTNCSQRLEQGPCKDLFQELTRLTHEYLSMAPFADYLDSIYFNRFLQWKWLERQPVTKNTFRQYRVLGKGGFGEVCACQVRATGKMYACKKLEKKRIKKRKGEAMALNEKQILEKVNSRFVVSLAYAYETKDALCLVLTLMNGGDLKFHIYHMGQAGFPEERAVFYAAEICCGLEDLHRERIVYRDLKPENILLDDHGHIRISDLGLAVHVPEGQTIKGRVGTVGYMAPEVVKNERYTFSPDWWALGCLLYEMIAGQSPFQQRKKKIKREEVERLVKEVPEEYSERFSPQARSLCSQLLCKDPAGRLGCRGGGAREVKEHPLFKKLNFKRLEAGMLEPPFKPDPQAIYCKDVLDIEQFSTVKGVELEPTDQDFYQKFATGSVPIPWQNEMVETECFQELNVFGLDGSVPPDLDWKGQPPAPPKKGLLQRLFSRQDCCGNCSDSEEELPTRLELPTRL, encoded by the exons ATGGAGCTCGAGAACATCGTAGCGAACACGGTGCTACTCAAGGCCCGGGAAG GTGGTGGTGGGAATCGCAAGGGCAAAAGCAAGAAATGGCGACAGATGCTGCAGTTCCCCCACATCAGCCAGTGTGAAGAGCTGCGGCTCAGCCTCG AGCGTGACTACCACAGCCTGTGCGAGCGGCAGCCCATTGGGCGCCTGCTGTTTCGAGAGTTCTGCGCCACGAGGCCTGAGCTGACCCGCTGCATAGCCTTCTTGGATGGAGTG GCTGAGTATGAAGTGACCCCTGATGAGAAGCGGAAGGCTTGTGGGCGGCGGCTAATGCAGAATTTTCTGAGCCACACG GGTCCTGACCTCATCCCTGAGGTCCCCCGGCAGCTGGTGACTAATTGCTCCCAGCGGTTGGAGCAGGGGCCCTGCAAAGACCTCTTCCAGGAGCTCACCCG GCTGACCCATGAGTACCTGAGCATGGCCCCTTTTGCCGACTACCTCGACAGCATCTACTTCAACCGTTTCCTACAGTGGAAGTGGCTGGAAAG GCAGCCAGTGACCAAAAACACCTTCAGGCAGTATCGAGTCCTGGGCAAAGGCGGCTTTGGTGAG GTGTGTGCCTGCCAGGTGCGGGCAACAGGCAAGATGTACGCTTGcaagaagctggaaaagaagCGTATCAAGAAGCGGAAAGGGGAGGCCATGGCACTCAATGAAAAGCAGATCCTGGAGAAAGTGAACAGTAGGTTTGTA GTGAGCTTGGCCTATGCCTATGAGACCAAGGACGCGCTGTGCCTGGTGCTGACACTGATGAACGGAGGCGACCTCAAGTTCCACATCTACCACATGGGCCAGGCTGGCTTCCCCGAGGAGCGGGCTGTCTTCTATGCCGCGGAGATCTGCTGCGGCCTGGAGGACCTGCACCGGGAGCGCATCGTGTACAG GGACCTGAAGCCAGAGAACATCCTGTTGGATGACCATG GTCACATCCGCATCTCCGACCTGGGGCTAGCTGTGCACGTGCCAGAAGGCCAGACCATCAAGGGTCGTGTGGGCACTGTGGGCTACATGG CTCCAGAGGTGGTAAAGAACGAACGGTACACATTCAGCCCAGACTGGTGGGCACTAGGCTGCCTCCTATACGAGATGATTGCCGGCCAGTCACCCTTCcagcagaggaaaaagaaaatcaagcgaGAGGAGGTGGAACGGTTGGTGAAGGAGGTGCCTGAAGAATACTCAGAGCGCTTTTCCCCTCAGGCCCGCTCGCTCTGCTCCCAG CTCCTGTGCAAGGACCCTGCTGGGCGCCTAGGGTGTCGTGGAGGTGGTGCCCGCGAAGTAAAGGAACACCCCCTCTTCAAAAAGCTGAACTTTAAGCGGCTGGAAGCTGGCATGCTGGAGCCACCCTTCAAACCTGAT CCCCAGGCCATTTACTGCAAGGATGTTCTGGACATCGAACAGTTCTCCACAGTTAAGGGTGTGGAGCTGGAGCCCACTGACCAAGACTTCTACCAGAAGTTTGCCACGGGCAGCGTGCCCATCCCCTGGCAGAATGAG ATGGTGGAGACCGAGTGCTTCCAGGAGCTGAATGTCTTTGGGCTAGATGGCTCAGTTCCCCCAGACCTGGACTGGAAGGGCCAGCCACCTGCACCCCCCAAGAAAGGACTGCTGCAGAGACTCTTCAGCCGCCAG GATTGCTGTGGGAACTGCAGCGACAGTGAGGAAGAGCTCCCCACCCGCCTCGAGCTCCCAACCCGCCTCTAG